A single genomic interval of Canis lupus dingo isolate Sandy chromosome 6, ASM325472v2, whole genome shotgun sequence harbors:
- the NUBP1 gene encoding cytosolic Fe-S cluster assembly factor NUBP1, with protein sequence MEEVPQGCPGTGSAQAGRGASCQGCPNQRLCASGAGAAPDPAIEEIKEKMKTVKHKILVLSGKGGVGKSTFSAHLAHGLAEDENTQVALLDIDICGPSIPKIMGLEGEQVHQSGSGWSPVFVEDNLGVMSVGFLLSSPDDAVIWRGPKKNGMIKQFLRDVDWGEVDYLIVDTPPGTSDEHLSAVQYLSSTHIDGAVIITTPQEVSLQDVRKEINFCHKVKLPIIGVVENMSGFICPKCKKESQIFPPTTGGAEVMCQNLKIPLLGKVPLDPHIGKSCDKGQSFLIDAPDSPATLAYRSIIQRIQEFCGRHLPEEGHLISS encoded by the exons ATGGAGGAGGTGCCTCAGG GCTGTCCCGGGACCGGCAGCGCCCAGGCGGGCCGAGGGGCCTCATGTCAGGGCTGCCCCAACCAGCGGCTCTGCGCTTCCGGAGCCGGCGCGGCTCCCGACCCAG CcatagaagaaatcaaagaaaaaatgaagaccGTGAAACACAAGATCTTGGTGTTATCTGGGAAAGGTGGTGTTGGAAAAAGCACATTCAGTGCCCACCTTGCCCACGGCCTAGCAGAGGATGAAAACACGCAG GTTGCTCTTCTGGACATTGATATATGTGGGCCATCGATTCCCAAGATAATGGGCTTGGAAGGAGAACAG GTTCACCAGAGCGGCTCGGGCTGGTCTCCAGTG TTCGTGGAAGACAATCTGGGGGTGATGTCGGTTGGTTTCTTGCTCAGCAGTCCTGATGATGCCGTTATCTGGAGGGGACCAAAGAAAAATG GCATGATCAAGCAGTTCCTTCGTGACGTGGACTGGGGAGAGGTTGACTACCTCATCGTGGACACTCCTCCTGGCACGTCGGATGAACATCTCTCGGCTGTCCAGTACCTGTCGTCGACACACATCGATGGGGCGGTGATCATCACCACTCCCCAG GAGGTGTCCCTCCAAGATGTCCGGAAAGAAATCAACTTCTGCCACAAGGTGAAGCTGCCCATCATCGGAGTGGTGGAGAACATGAGTGGCTTCATCTGCCCCAAGTGCAAG AAGGAATCTCAGATATTCCCACCAACGACAGGGGGTGCAGAAGTCATGTGCCAGAATCTGAAGATCCCGCTCCTTGGAAAAGTGCCTCTGGATCCACACATAG GTAAGAGTTGCgataaaggacagtcttttcTGATTGACGCTCCGGATTCCCCAGCCACTTTAGCCTACAGAAGTATCATTCAAA GAATCCAGGAGTTCTGTGGTCGCCATCTGCCAGAAGAAGGGCACCTCATCAGTTCCTGA